The Panicum virgatum strain AP13 chromosome 5K, P.virgatum_v5, whole genome shotgun sequence genome has a window encoding:
- the LOC120707646 gene encoding uncharacterized protein LOC120707646, whose translation MGNFASCTLAAPAGSGRGARVVLPDGRVRQVPLPATAAELMLEAPGHFLADACALRPGRRIEALPADEALARGALYAALPMKRLGAPVAPADVARLAAAVVASGEKARAARRRMRPGSSPAATAKVAAVVAPPEVLDAAAAAAEASLQETDAPKPRAPRLEEMAVDDAAAAAEIEELKQRLGGGGRRSRRPTLETIQEESYVAARC comes from the coding sequence ATGGGCAACTTCGCGTCGTGCAcgctggcggcgccggccgggagCGGGCGGGGCGCCCGGGTCGTCCTCCCCGACGGGCGGGTGCGGCAGGTGCCGctcccggcgacggcggccgagcTGATGCTCGAGGCGCCGGGCCACTTCCTGGCGGACGCGTGCGCGCTGCGCCCGGGGCGGCGGATCGAGGCGCTCCCGGCCGACGAGGCCCTCGCGCGCGGGGCGCTGTACGCCGCGCTCCCCATGAAGCGCCTCGGCGCGCCCGTGGCGCCCGCCGACGTCGCGCGCCTGGCGGCCGCGGTGGTCGCCAGCGGGGAgaaggcgcgggcggcgaggaggaggatgcggCCCGGGTCGTCTCCCGCCGCCACGGCCAAGGtggccgccgtcgtcgcgccGCCCGAGGTGctggatgccgccgccgccgccgccgaagcgtCGCTTCAGGAGACGGACGCGCCCAAGCCGAGGGCCCCGAGGCTGGAGGAGATGGCCGTGGacgacgcggcggccgcggcggagatcgaggagctcaagcagcggctcggcggcggcggccgccggtcgAGGCGGCCGACGCTGGAGACAATTCAGGAAGAGAGCTACGTGGCAGCGAGATGCTGA